The genomic window ATGACGTCAAGGAAGTGCAGTCCGGGACCGAATGCGGTATCGGCGTCCGCCACTACAATGACGTCCGTGTCGGTGATCAGATCGAGTGTTACGAGCGCGTCACCATTGAGCGGACGCTGTAACGATGCCGCGGGATTTCTCGCGGGCACGCCGCGTTGGCGATCAGATCCAGCAGGAGCTGGCCGGGCTTATCCGCGACCAGGTCCGCGATCCCCGGGTGGGATCGGTGACCGTCTCGGAGGTGCGCGTCAGTCGCGACTTCTCCTATGCCGATGTATTCGTGACCGGCCTGGGGATGGAGGCGGAGGAGTCGCAAGAGATGGTGCGGGTGCTCACCGGCGCGGGTAACTTCCTGCGCCGTGCGCTCGCCCAGCGGCTGACGCTGCGCAAGGTCCCAGTGTTGCGGTTCCAGTATGATCCGACATTCGATCGCGGCGCGCGCCTCAATCGGCTGATCGACGATGTCCAGCCGGATGAGGGTCCGGCGACACCGGACTCGGACTGACCGGCCGCGATGGCGCGTCGCAAGGGTCGGTTCATCGACGGCATCCTGCTGCTCGATAAACCCGGCGGCATCAACTCCAATCAGGCGCTGCGCCGGGTCAGTCGCTGGCTCGATGCCCGCAAGGCCGGCCACACCGGCAATCTCGACCCGCTGGCGACAGGGCTGCTGGTGCTCTGTTTCGGCGAGGCCACCAAAATCAGTGGCTGGCTGCTTGATGCCGATAAACGCTATGTCGCCACGGCGCGTCTGGGCATTGTCACGGACAGCGCAGACGCCGACGGCGAGGTTCTCTTGGAGCGGCCGGTGCCGGCGCCCGATCACGATGGCCTTGAGGCGGTCCTGGCCCGTTTCCGCGGGGCGGTCTCGCAGGTACCGCCGATGGTCTCGGCGCTCAAGCACCAGGGGCGTCGGCTGCATGAGCTCGCACGCGAGGGCAAGACCGTCGAGCGCCCCCCGCGGCCGGTCACGATCCGCTCACTGACCGGTCACTGGATTGGCCCGGATCGCCTGCAGCTGACGGTTGACTGTTCCAAGGGCACTTATGTGCGCAGCCTGGTCGCTGATATCGGTGAGGCGCTTGGCTGTGGGGCACATGTCGAAACGCTGCGGCGCACCGCACTGGGGCCATTCTCTGGTGAGGGCATGTCGACATTGGAGCACCTTGAGGCCCGGCGCGAGGCTGATCCTCACGGTCTGGATGAGCTCCTCCTGCCCCCTGATCAGGGGCTTGTCGACTACCCGGCAGTCATGCTCGGGCGTGAACAGACGCCCGCCTTCTGCCAGGGGCAGCGAGTCGCCGGCGCCGCTGGCTCACAAATGCCCGCAGGGCTGTGTCGGGTCTACGCCAACACCGGCATATTCCTCGGTATCGGGCTTGGCGATGCCGAACACGGGGTCGCGCCGCGGCGATTGCTTGTTCAGCGCAGCCCCCACGGCTAGAATATTCAGTTGTAGTTAATCAAGTTTTCAATCAGGAGTCATTGATGTCGCTCAGCGCTCAACAGAAGCAGGAGATCGTCCGTGATTACGGACGCGCCGACGGGGACACGGGATCCCCGGAAGTGCAGATCGCCCTTCTGACCGCCCGTATTCAGTACCTTACCGATCATTTCGCCACCCACAAGCAGGATCACCATTCCCGCCGCGGTCTTCTCAAGCTGGTCAACCAGCGTCGCCAGCTGCTGGATTATCTGCATCGCAAGAGCCTCGAGCGCTATCAGTCGGTCATCAAACGACTGGGCCTGCGCAAGTAAGGCTTTCCACAAGAGACCAGGGGATAAATCTCAGTGACTCCAACCGCCGTCAAAAAGTCGTTCCAGTTCGGGGAACACAACGTCACGCTCGAGACCGGCAAGATCGCCCGTCAGGCGAGTGGTGCGGTCATGGTCAACATGTCCGACACCGTCGTCCTTGTCACCGTCGTCGGCAAGCGTGAGGTCGTACCCGGGCGAAGTTTCCTGCCGCTCACTGTCAACTATCAGGAGCGGACCTACGCGGCGGGCAAGATCCCGGGTGGGTTTTTCAAGCGTGAGGGCCGTCCCTCCGAGAAAGAAACCCTGGTCTGCCGCCTCATCGATCGGCCGATCCGGCCGCTGTTCCCGAACGGATTCACCAACGAGGTCCAGGTCGTCGCGACCGTCATTTCCATGAATGACGAGGTCGATCCGGACATCCCGGCACTGATCGGGACGTCCGCCGCGCTGGCCGTGAGTGGCATCCCGTTCGAGGGGCCCATCGCCGCCGCCCGCGTGGGCTACAATGACGGTGAGTTTATCCTCAACCCCTCGTTCACCCAGCTGCAGAGCTCTGAGCTCGATCTGGTGGTTGCCGGTACTGAGCAGGGCGTGCTCATGGTCGAGTCCGAGGCCAACCGCCTGCCCGAGCAGACCATGCTTGATGCGGTCCTGTATGGCCACGAGCAGATGCAGTCGGCGATCAATGCGATCAAGGAGCTCTCCGCCGAGGCCGGCAAACCGCGCTGGGACTGGGAGCCGGAACCGACCGACGAGTCCCTGACCGCCCGGGTCCGTGAGCACGCAGAGAAGCCACTGACCGAGGCCTATGCGGTTGCTGATAAGCAAGCCCGTCAAGAGGCGATCGCGGCCGTCCGCAGTGACGTCACCACCGCCCTTGTGGCGGACGGTGAGAGCGAGGACGGCTGGAGCGCCGAGGCGGTCAGCGATGCCTTCAAGGACCTTGAAAAGACCATCGTCCGTGGCCGCATCATCGCTGGGGAGCGTCGGATCGACGGGCGTGACAACTACAGTGTCCGGCCGATCGACATCGAGGTTGGCAGCCTGCCCCGGACGCATGGATCCGCGATCTTCACGCGGGGTGAGACGCAGGCCATGGTGGTGACCACCCTGGGCACCGGCCGTGATGCGCAGATAATCGATGGAATCGAGGGCGAGCGGCGCGAGCAGTTCATGCTCCATTACAACTTCCCGCCTTACTGTGTGGGCGAGGCCGGTTTCATGGGAACGCCGAAACGTCGTGAGATTGGTCACGGCAAGCTTGCCAAGCGCGGTGTTGAGGCGGTCATGCCGGAACCGGAAGACTGCCCCTACGTGGTCCGTGTCGTCTCCGAGATCACCGAGTCGAACGGTTCAAGTTCGATGGCGTCGGTCTGTGGCACCAGCCTCTCGCTGATGGATGCCGGTGTGCCCCTCAAGGCGCCGGTGGCCGGTATCGCCATGGGACTGATCAAGGAAGGTGATGACTTTGCGGTCCTGACCGATATTCTCGGTGACGAGGACCACCTCGGCGATATGGACTTCAAGGTCGCCGGCACCGATAACGGTGTGACCGCACTGCAGATGGACATCAAGATCGATGGCATCACCCGCGAGGTGATGGAGCAGGCGCTGGCGCAGGCCCGCGACGGCCGGCTGCACATCCTTGGCAAGATGAATGACGTCATCGCCGAGCACCGTGAGGAAATGTCGGTCTATGCACCCCGGCTCATCACCCTGCGGATCGATCCCGACAAGATCCGGGATGTGATCGGCAAGGGCGGCGCAACCATCCGCCAGTTGACCGAGGAGACCGGCACGACGATCGATATCACCGACGAGGGAGTTGTCACGATCGGCTCCACCGACAAGGCTGCGGGTGAAGAGGCGCGCCGGCGGATCGAGCTGCTCACGGCGGATGTTGAGGTCGGCCAGGTGTACGAGGGCAAGGTCATCAAGCTGATGGACTTCGGGGCCTTCGTGAACATCCTGCCAGGGCGTGACGGGCTGGTGCACATCTCCCAGATCTCGGAGCGCCGCGTTGAGAGCGTTGCGGATGAGCTGGCCGAGGGACAGAGCCTCCGGGTGAAGGTCCTCGAAGTCGATCGTCAGGGACGGATCCGGCTCAGCATCAAGGCGCTGCAGGAAGAGGGCGCCGAGGGCTAGCGCCACCGGTCACATTCGGCCGTTCACCGGCGACCTGAAAAAGCCCCGCGGCATGGCCCCGGGGTTTTTTTGTGGGCTAGAAAGCGCGTTGCTGGCGGCGGAATTCGACCATTTTCTCCTGCGCGCTGACTGCATCGTTGAGGCGCACGATCCCCGCGTCGGGTAGCAATTCGAACAGCTGGATCAGGATCTCGGCGGTGGTGAGGGAGTCACCCAGGGCGGTATGCCGACCGCCAACGCCTACACCCAGCCGTCGGGCCACGCCCTCGAGCGTATGCTCGCCGGTATGGTCATGGAGCATGATCGACAGCAGCAGGGCATCCAGTGTGGGGTGGTCGAAGCGAACACCGCAGCGGCGTTGTTTGAGCCGCAGAAACCGCATGTCGAATGCGATATTGAATCCCACCAGTACAGCATCGCCGGCAAAGGCGTGGAACCGCCGGACGGCTTCCTCCACCGGCGGCGCGTCGGCGACATCCTCATCCCTAATGCCGTGAATGCTGGTGGCAAGGGCGGGGATTGAGCGATCTGGATTGGCGAGCAGTTCGAATGTCTCGCCGTGCATGACGCGTCCCTGATGGATACGGACGGCGCCAATGGCGACGATCTCATCACCCTGGCCGGGTGCCAGGCCGGTGGTCTCGCAATCGAATACGACATAATCCAGATCGGTCAGTCGCCGCTCCGCCTGATCGCCCAGGGCCAGAACCGGATCGGCCTCATCGGCGGCAAAGTCATAGAACTCGGGGCGCGCGGCGATGGCGCTCGGGGTCTCGGTCTTCTCCGGCGCTCCGGGGAGTGGCAGCCGCAGCATTGCTCGACCGACGCGCGACAGATCCGCCTGGCTCCAGGCGGTGGTGTCATGGCGTTGCAGGACCTCACGCAGGGAAACGGTTCCACCCACGTCATCCAGTCCCGCATCGAGCCACTCATCAAGCTGATCTGGCGCGACCACGTCGCCAGACCAGTTGATGTCGAGGTAGACCAGGCTACCCTGTTCACGCCCGGTGATCGCGACGGCCGCGATGTCGAGCGCACTCGCAAGCCGGACGAGCAGTGCCTCGATCACTTGACTGAGTAGATAGGGCTCCGCCGATACCCAGACATCCGCGCCGCACTGGATCCGTGGCATGCCGGCCGACTGGCTGTTTTTCTTGATCCCGGAGATGAGACTGCCGAGGTGCAGATCCTCCAGCCGCCAGTTATCCGTGACCATCGATGTGGTCTCATCAGAGAGATGCGAAAAGGCCTCGGTCAGACGGCGGGTTTCTTCCTGGACCATCAGGCCGAAGCGGTCGGCTTCGGCGCCAAGATTGGCCTGTTGTGCGAGCCGTAGGCTCTCGCTGACTGTATAGAGGCTGGTCAATGGGTCGCGTAGCGACTCGACCGCCGCGCGGAGGCTCTGCTCGCGACGCAGCACGGCACGGGTCTGACGTGAGACGTCAGTCAGGGTGATGACGAAGCCGTCGGTGCCGGGGTCGTCGGTCATCAATCGTGCGACTCGACAGCGCAGGAGTCGCTCACCACTGGCGGTGGCACAGACCAGCTCGGTGTCGGTGCCGCTGGTGGTGTTCGCGGTCGGATCGATCAGGCCCAGTGCGTGCCGCAGCGGTCCATCATTGAGCACCTCGTTGATATTCCGGCCCAGCCCCAGCGCCGGCTCGGCATCGAGCAGGGTCCGCGCCGTGCGGTTATAGAGATTGATGCGGCCGTCGGTCCCGCAGACCACCACGCCTTCACGGATTTCCCGCAGGATGGTCTCGAGCCGCGCTTTCCGGGCCTCGATGCGGGTGGTCCAGGCCGAGGCCGCCTCCTCCATCTCTCGCCGGCTCCGGGCAACCGTGCCGCCGAGCTGTTCCACGGTCTCAGGCAGGCGGCCCAGCCAGTGATGACCACCCAGCTCAAGCTGATGACCGGGGTTGGAGCCGGCGATGATACCGGCGCCCCGTTCGGTCGCGCTCAAGGGCCGAGTGATCCGCCAATCGAGGACCAGACCGATGCCGGCAACGCCCACGCCGATAACGCCTCCGCCGAGCAGCGGGTGCACGCTCGCCAGCATCGGTGCCACTGCCGCCGTGGGCGCGCCGATGGCGGCCACCGACCCCCAGAGTCGCTTGCGCAACCGCGGCAGTCGAAATGCCCTCACGCTCAGGCGGCTCCGCTGACCAGTGACCGCACTCGGCCAAGGATCGTGGCGGGGTCAAAGGGCTTGACGATGAAGTCAGTCGCACCGAGCGAAAATGCCTTCTCGCGCTCGACCTCCAGGCTGTGCGAGGTCAGCATAAGGATCGGCAGACTGGCTGTTCCGGCACCGGAGAGCAGCCGCTGACAGAGGTCATAACCGCTTCGGTCAGGTAGCGTGGTGTTGACCAGCGCCACGTCGGGACAGGCCTCAGCCATGGCAGCCTCGGCCTGAGCGCAGCTACTTGCGAGCGCCACCTGAAACCCGGACTGCTCGAGCAGGAATCGAAGCGCGCTGGTCAGATTGGATTCATGGTCGACAATTAGAATCGTTTTA from Spiribacter curvatus includes these protein-coding regions:
- the rbfA gene encoding 30S ribosome-binding factor RbfA — protein: MPRDFSRARRVGDQIQQELAGLIRDQVRDPRVGSVTVSEVRVSRDFSYADVFVTGLGMEAEESQEMVRVLTGAGNFLRRALAQRLTLRKVPVLRFQYDPTFDRGARLNRLIDDVQPDEGPATPDSD
- the truB gene encoding tRNA pseudouridine(55) synthase TruB; the protein is MARRKGRFIDGILLLDKPGGINSNQALRRVSRWLDARKAGHTGNLDPLATGLLVLCFGEATKISGWLLDADKRYVATARLGIVTDSADADGEVLLERPVPAPDHDGLEAVLARFRGAVSQVPPMVSALKHQGRRLHELAREGKTVERPPRPVTIRSLTGHWIGPDRLQLTVDCSKGTYVRSLVADIGEALGCGAHVETLRRTALGPFSGEGMSTLEHLEARREADPHGLDELLLPPDQGLVDYPAVMLGREQTPAFCQGQRVAGAAGSQMPAGLCRVYANTGIFLGIGLGDAEHGVAPRRLLVQRSPHG
- the rpsO gene encoding 30S ribosomal protein S15; protein product: MSLSAQQKQEIVRDYGRADGDTGSPEVQIALLTARIQYLTDHFATHKQDHHSRRGLLKLVNQRRQLLDYLHRKSLERYQSVIKRLGLRK
- the pnp gene encoding polyribonucleotide nucleotidyltransferase, whose product is MTPTAVKKSFQFGEHNVTLETGKIARQASGAVMVNMSDTVVLVTVVGKREVVPGRSFLPLTVNYQERTYAAGKIPGGFFKREGRPSEKETLVCRLIDRPIRPLFPNGFTNEVQVVATVISMNDEVDPDIPALIGTSAALAVSGIPFEGPIAAARVGYNDGEFILNPSFTQLQSSELDLVVAGTEQGVLMVESEANRLPEQTMLDAVLYGHEQMQSAINAIKELSAEAGKPRWDWEPEPTDESLTARVREHAEKPLTEAYAVADKQARQEAIAAVRSDVTTALVADGESEDGWSAEAVSDAFKDLEKTIVRGRIIAGERRIDGRDNYSVRPIDIEVGSLPRTHGSAIFTRGETQAMVVTTLGTGRDAQIIDGIEGERREQFMLHYNFPPYCVGEAGFMGTPKRREIGHGKLAKRGVEAVMPEPEDCPYVVRVVSEITESNGSSSMASVCGTSLSLMDAGVPLKAPVAGIAMGLIKEGDDFAVLTDILGDEDHLGDMDFKVAGTDNGVTALQMDIKIDGITREVMEQALAQARDGRLHILGKMNDVIAEHREEMSVYAPRLITLRIDPDKIRDVIGKGGATIRQLTEETGTTIDITDEGVVTIGSTDKAAGEEARRRIELLTADVEVGQVYEGKVIKLMDFGAFVNILPGRDGLVHISQISERRVESVADELAEGQSLRVKVLEVDRQGRIRLSIKALQEEGAEG
- a CDS encoding 3'-5' exonuclease, with the translated sequence MRAFRLPRLRKRLWGSVAAIGAPTAAVAPMLASVHPLLGGGVIGVGVAGIGLVLDWRITRPLSATERGAGIIAGSNPGHQLELGGHHWLGRLPETVEQLGGTVARSRREMEEAASAWTTRIEARKARLETILREIREGVVVCGTDGRINLYNRTARTLLDAEPALGLGRNINEVLNDGPLRHALGLIDPTANTTSGTDTELVCATASGERLLRCRVARLMTDDPGTDGFVITLTDVSRQTRAVLRREQSLRAAVESLRDPLTSLYTVSESLRLAQQANLGAEADRFGLMVQEETRRLTEAFSHLSDETTSMVTDNWRLEDLHLGSLISGIKKNSQSAGMPRIQCGADVWVSAEPYLLSQVIEALLVRLASALDIAAVAITGREQGSLVYLDINWSGDVVAPDQLDEWLDAGLDDVGGTVSLREVLQRHDTTAWSQADLSRVGRAMLRLPLPGAPEKTETPSAIAARPEFYDFAADEADPVLALGDQAERRLTDLDYVVFDCETTGLAPGQGDEIVAIGAVRIHQGRVMHGETFELLANPDRSIPALATSIHGIRDEDVADAPPVEEAVRRFHAFAGDAVLVGFNIAFDMRFLRLKQRRCGVRFDHPTLDALLLSIMLHDHTGEHTLEGVARRLGVGVGGRHTALGDSLTTAEILIQLFELLPDAGIVRLNDAVSAQEKMVEFRRQQRAF
- a CDS encoding response regulator transcription factor, with the translated sequence MVKTILIVDHESNLTSALRFLLEQSGFQVALASSCAQAEAAMAEACPDVALVNTTLPDRSGYDLCQRLLSGAGTASLPILMLTSHSLEVEREKAFSLGATDFIVKPFDPATILGRVRSLVSGAA